In the genome of Leishmania panamensis strain MHOM/PA/94/PSC-1 chromosome 17 sequence, one region contains:
- a CDS encoding guanosine monophosphate reductase, putative (TriTrypDB/GeneDB-style sysID: LpmP.17.0760): MAALGGLPTLPQGLTYDDVLLIPQRSPVRSRKAVNTSTHLSRNIRLKIPIVASNMDTVCEDKTAVTMAREGGIGILHRFCSIEEQCAMVRKVKRAQSFLIEDPRMILSSATKTEALEELNWSGRKGGVSCLMVVDDFTSRRLCGVLSKSDLVFAGDSDLIGALMTPVKRMVVSTNTSITLEEARELMHMKRTNNIPLLGPKGELLYLITQSDILKLTGNRNATLDSRGRLIVGAAIGVKNEDHKRAAALVDAGVDVLVVDIAHGHSDLCIDMVKALKANPRTNKVDIIAGNIATAEAAQDLIDAGADGLKVGVGPGSICITRLVAGAGVPQLSAVMDCARVAKKHGVPCIADGGVKTAGDICKAIAAGADTVMLGNMLAGTDEAPGRALVKDGKKVKIIRGMAGFGANISKAEREKRLDEDVFNDLVPEGVEGSVPCKGPLAPILQQLVGGLRSGISYCGAHSIAEMQQHAKFVRMSGAGLRESGSHDISKL; encoded by the coding sequence ATGGCAGCACTAGGCGGTCTACCTACCCTTCCGCAGGGACTCACGTACGATGACGTCCTGCTCATTCCACAGCGCAGTCCCGTGCGCTCTCGCAAGGCTGTCAACACAAGCACCCACCTCAGCCGCAACATTCGCCTCAAGATTCCCATCGTCGCCAGTAATATGGACACGGTGTGCGAGGACAAGACTGCCGTGACGATGGCGCGCGAGGGCGGCATTGGTATTCTGCACCGCTTCTGCAGTATCGAGGAACAGTGCGCGATGGTGCGCAAGGTGAAGCGCGCGCAGTCCTTCCTGATTGAAGACCCACGCATGATCCTGTCGTCAGCGACGAAGACTGAGGCTCTGGAAGAGCTGAACTGGTCTGGCCGCAAAGGGGGTGTCAGCTGCCTGATGGTCGTGGACGACTTCACCAGCCGCCGCCTGTGTGGTGTGCTGAGCAAGAGCGACCTTGTCTTTGCCGGTGACTCCGACCTCATCGGAGCCCTCATGACGCCGGTGAAGCGCATGGTCGTCTCGACCAACACCTCCATCACACTGGAGGAGGCTCGCGAACTGATGCACATGAAGCGAACCAACAACATCCCACTGCTGGGCCCCAAAGGAGAGCTGCTCTACCTCATCACTCAGTCCGATATTTTGAAGCTGACCGGCAACCGAAACGCCACCCTCGACTCGCGCGGCCGCCTCATTGTTGGCGCCGCTATCGGCGTGAAGAATGAGGATCACAAGCGTGCGGCCGCCCTGGTAGATGCTGGGGTGGACGTGCTCGTCGTGGATATCGCGCACGGCCATAGCGACCTCTGCATTGACATGGTGAAGGCGCTCAAGGCGAACCCGCGCACCAACAAAGTTGACATCATTGCCGGCAACATTGCCACAGCGGAAGCTGCGCAAGACCTGATCGACGCGGGTGCGGATGGCCTAAAGGTTGGTGTGGGTCCAGGCAGCATCTGTATTACGCGCCTCGTGGCCGGCGCCGGCGTGCCGCAGTTGTCTGCTGTGATGGACTGTGCTCGCGTGGCGAAGAAGCACGGTGTTCCGTGCATTGCAGACGGTGGCGTCAAGACGGCTGGAGACATCTGCAAGGCGATCGCTGCAGGGGCTGACACAGTGATGTTGGGCAACATGCTAGCGGGCACAGACGAGGCCCCCGGTCGTGCTCTAGTGAAGGACGGCAAGAAGGTGAAGATCATTCGTGGAATGGCCGGCTTTGGCGCGAACATCAGCAAGGCGGAGCGCGAGAAGCGCCTTGACGAGGACGTATTTAATGACCTCGTGCCGGAGGGTGTCGAGGGCAGCGTACCGTGCAAGGGACCCCTTGCGCCGATTCTACAGCAACTGGTCGGTGGTCTGCGCTCTGGGATCTCGTACTGCGGCGCGCACAGCATTgcggagatgcagcagcacgcgaaGTTTGTGCGCATGTCGGGAGCTGGTTTGCGCGAGAGTGGCAGTCACGATATCTCGAAACTGTAA
- a CDS encoding hypothetical protein (TriTrypDB/GeneDB-style sysID: LpmP.17.0720), whose translation MRCSDLSLLVGPHTNHDYLPLSDALLYMPAVLLRETREVVLEAEEGFTKPWRVQDQQREDTLLHLLELRRRKLAAVAQLMAELRQVDNQLLHITETKALDVANWRYQQRGLHRKMEKLLRGATALATCFAPVCSSPTDASAADVDTGKSQGVATACPSGSHTQSVTQKELAQVRRILQVQLAQLEEEKYASAQRLETWHQLLSEVPWGGSASGDFSCAADTTGGEKDSTQHIRPSITTPSAAAAGMIHTPAHNPPPQPRSHHQERWHASEVAATSAPCTSTPGAPLHQQQQTPSLPSSPETDIAVTNRRSPHPSDAEVVLLQHALHNINGALRQRLLHAAAASLSSSSSQSPPTSHYAFAREAAAAADVNISGLPPLPDATPLRGSTSSNVLSPCPQQNSTHPGSVSVTAAAYVIQPAREQQQETSLLPRCAEAMVPVTLEEGAAAAAAFHATEEAQRRVWRQSLQVREQEMKDSLNQLLHSTKTTSSSPSRERGSVGSLDDAGRPAASAMCSSIPTYQRSLESQ comes from the coding sequence ATGCGGTGCAGTGACCTGTCTCTGTTGGTGGGGCCTCACACGAACCACGACTACCTGCCTCTCTCAgatgcgctgctgtacaTGCCAGCTGTCCTCCTGCGGGAGACGCGAGAGGTCGTACtagaagcggaggagggctTCACCAAGCCGTGGCGAGTGCAGGATCAGCAGCGTGAGGACACTCTGCTTCACTTGCtcgagctgcgccgcagaAAgctcgccgcggtggcgcagctcatggcggagctgcgacAAGTGGATAATCAGCTCCTGCACATCACGGAGACTAAGGCGCTGGATGTGGCTAACTGGCGGTACCAACAGCGTGGACTGCACCGTAAGATGGAGAAGCTTCTCCGTGGCGCCACAGCACTAGCCACGTGCTTCGCGCCAGTATGCTCTTCTCCAACGGATGCTAGTGCAGCTGATGTGGATACAGGGAAGTCGCAAGGCGTCGCTACAGCATGCCCATCGGGGTCACACACGCAGTCCGTGACCCAGAAGGAGCTCGCCCAAGTACGTCGAATACTGCAGGTGCAACTTGCGCAGCtggaagaagaaaagtaTGCGTcagcgcagcggctggaAACATGGCATCAACTGCTAAGCGAAGTGCCGTGGGGTGGTAGCGCGAGCGGCGACTTCAGCTGTGCCGCAGACACCACTGGGGGGGAGAAAGATAGCACCCAACATATCAGACCGTCTATAACAACCCcaagcgcagcggctgcaggaaTGATACACACGCCTGCGCATAACCCGCCTCCCCAACctcgcagccaccaccaAGAGCGCTGGCATGCCTCTGAGGTTGCGGCAACCAGCGCGCCATGCACATCCACGCCAGGTGCACCTCTacatcaacagcagcagacgccaTCTCTTCCCTCATCCCCAGAGACCGACATTGCCGTGACGAACCGCCGCTCACCGCATCCTTCCGACGCTGAGGTGGTTCTTCTGCAGCATGCGCTACACAACATTAACGGTGCGCTGCGGCAACGACTCCTgcacgccgcggcggcgtccctatcctcgtcctcctctcaaTCACCGCCAACAAGTCACTACGCATTCGCccgagaagcagcagcggcggctgacGTCAATATCTCGGGTCTCCCGCCGCTACCAGATGCGACGCCtctgcgcggcagcaccagcagcaacgttCTTTCCCCCTGTCCACAGCAGAATTCGACGCACCCTGGCAGCGTCAgcgtcaccgcagcagcctATGTTATTCAACCTGCGAGGGAACAGCAACAAGAGACCTCCCTGCTGCCGCGATGTGCCGAAGCGATGGTACCCGTCAccttggaggagggggcagcagcagcagcagcgtttcATGCAacggaagaggcgcagcgacgcgTGTGGCGGCAGTCTCTGCAAGTCCGAGAGCAGGAGATGAAGGACTCCCTCaaccagctcctccacagtACCAAGACCAcatcctcgtcgccgtccagagagcgcggcagcgtcggAAGCCTCGATGACGCCGGCAGGCCGGCTGCTAGCGccatgtgcagcagcatcccaACCTACCAGCGGAGTTTGGAGAGCCAGTAG
- a CDS encoding lysine decarboxylase-like protein (TriTrypDB/GeneDB-style sysID: LpmP.17.0770), producing the protein MVVAAVFTIKLRNDEAEQQFLDAFAPLQQHAVWNEPGTLTYELHQVFENGQPVPHQYLVLERYSSMRDFEEIHMKSAPLQNLFKAVAGIAVEEQKLTLCSKATSQPAIDRKPQVWPDKAIDDPLLQKGVLVFGGARSGNKPTYTQEAKALAKYIVEVAKQPVIYGGGTVGVMGELAKEAQALNGKVISVIPNALSEREVSGSMIGDRIYMTATMSERKSIMFAHANTVVALPGGVGTFDELLEVITLFQLNAYRPKIGLVNVEGFFEVFIALLKHLIAEGFLEEKVLGFLVIRPTATEVMEALKSFTPPPSPAFTLTWPSRP; encoded by the coding sequence ATGGTTGTGGCGGCTGTGTTTACCATCAAACTACGAAACGacgaggcagagcagcagtTCCTCGACGCGTTCgccccgctgcagcagcacgccgtgTGGAATGAACCCGGTACTCTCACCTATGAGCTGCATCAAGTGTTCGAGAATGGCCAGCCGGTGCCACACCAGTACCTCGTGCTGGAGCGCTACAGCAGCATGCGCGACTTTGAAGAGATTCACATGAAGAGTGCGCCCCTCCAGAACCTCTTCAAAGCCGTGGCTGGGATTGCcgtggaggagcagaagctgACTCTGTGCAGCAAGGCTACCTCGCAGCCGGCAATAGACAGAAAGCCACAGGTCTGGCCTGACAAGGCCATTGACgacccgctgctgcagaaggGTGTGCTGGTATTTGGGGGTGCCCGTAGCGGCAACAAGCCTACCTACACGCAGGAGGCCAAGGCCCTTGCCAAGTACATTGTCGAAGTGGCGAAGCAGCCTGTCATCTACGGCGGTGGCACGGTCGGTGTGATGGGTGAGTTGGCgaaagaggcgcaggcaCTGAATGGCAAGGTCATCTCCGTCATCCCCAACGCTCTGTCGGAGCGCGAGGTATCGGGCTCCATGATCGGCGACCGCATCTACATGACAGCCACCATGTCGGAGCGGAAGAGCATCATGTTTGCTCACGCCAACACTGTCGTCGCGCTGCCGGGCGGTGTCGGCACCTTTgatgagctgctggaggtgatTACGCTGTTCCAGCTCAACGCCTATCGGCCCAAGATTGGCCTTGTGAATGTCGAAGGCTTTTTCGAGGTATTTATTGCGCTACTGAAGCACCTCATTGCTGAGGGCTTTCTGGAGGAGAAAGTCCTGGGCTTTCTGGTGATCAGGCCGACCGCCACAGAAGTTATGGAGGCACTCAAGTCTTTTACGCCCCCACCGAGCCCGGCTTTCACACTGACCTGGCCGAGCCGGCCGTAG
- a CDS encoding hypothetical protein (TriTrypDB/GeneDB-style sysID: LpmP.17.0740), whose protein sequence is MSRLHFKGGAWTNAEDEVMKAALAQYGLRDWERVASMLTKKTATQCRERWENYLDPRLNIHEAWSLEEEEKLVEFQALFPHKWRLIAEQLTRRTPNHYIRPAWLCEQRYLELKDEQEYYLKEQQQQLKDVPGGAAGEKQSLESFMAERRRRRIARKTHEERASRADTVSGERCEREMIDMATSRLANQDQKKGLRKERQQQLAEAAFLAKLESNREGIESGTLSLRQTRKMKKALEEDWQTSGLVDEIAEPDEDDDASGEARDSGENEDDDERFEAIDMYEDQQKAGLVKKQRVLMKDLTEQQRLIQQRQMDSATDADGDDEATAFSSGSSRARAALTGVNQDLLKQLTSAPMSVPPLPLENNASGIRAIAAAGRSVAGASSIAEAAAAEAKEELKSTLTDLFATLPSAARVAPPTALTSPGTGVPPPPPLPPLKRPREALKPVSVTGEENRDGSYPSEVAQQQAPEQPSRYADSSSVKAKRSDSGALTDLFDPLDTPAPRKVPKTGIAATAAADRSNGVSRRDEIRAPIPANADSSDAVATSTSAADAQHSITFTEVEAEMRMQDARRWVAVECERATAAAATSTTPEDERPTPAEIRAAQCLVEQELCSVDGAATDSARVANGGNAKRPTQLQHSPPMAAVVRVHTSGEGLQAYSAQVNVQHALYQLSQRVAAQVREANAILQPLRQEWEQVMSTAMLSPKDMHALHGYVRDDGQLKVSPTARDSAENHEEDGLALPSVAAYVCERIVGQLQRARLASRFMKELRDREALKMRRDLDAVEHDLQEAQARERTLQAVYRHTCAQQP, encoded by the coding sequence ATGTCTCGACTGCACTTTAAGGGCGGGGCCTGGACGAACGCCGAGGATGAGGTGATGAAGGCAGCACTGGCTCAGTACGGCCTTCGGGATTGGGAACGGGTGGCCTCGATGCTGACCAAGAAGACTGCCACGCAGTGCCGCGAGCGGTGGGAAAACTACCTGGACCCGCGGCTGAACATTCACGAGGCGTGGAgcctcgaggaggaggaaaagctAGTCGAGTTCCAGGCGCTCTTCCCGCACAAGTGGCGCCTCATTGCGGAGCAGTTGACGCGGCGTACGCCGAATCACTACATCCGGCCAGCGTGGTTGTGCGAGCAGCGCTACCTGGAACTCAAGGATGAGCAAGAGTACTACctgaaggagcagcagcagcagctcaaagATGTACCTGGCGGAGCCGCAGGTGAGAAGCAGAGCTTAGAGTCCTTCATGGCGGAgcggcgtcgacggcgcATCGCGCGCAAGACGCATGAGGAGCGCGCCTCCAGGGCCGACACCGTGAGCGGTGAGcgctgcgagagagagatgatCGACATGGCCACTAGCCGCCTCGCTAATCAGGACCAGAAGAAAGGCCTCCGCAAagagcgtcagcagcagctggcagagGCAGCTTTCCTCGCCAAGCTGGAGAGCAATCGCGAGGGCATCGAGTCCGGCACTCTGTCGCTGCGCCAAACTCGAAAGATGAAGAAGGCCTTGGAGGAGGACTGGCAGACATCTGGTCTGGTTGACGAAATTGCAGAGcccgacgaggacgacgacgcgagCGGCGAGGCGCGCGACTCTGGCGAGAatgaggacgacgatgaaCGATTCGAGGCGATCGACATGTACGAGGATCAGCAGAAGGCCGGCCTCGTGAAGAAGCAGCGGGTGCTCATGAAGGACCtgacggagcagcagcgccttaTCCAACAGCGACAGATGGACAGCGCCACGGACGCAGACGGTGACGATGAAGCGACAGCGTTTTCCAGCGGTAGCAGTCGCGCTCGTGCGGCACTTACAGGAGTGAACCAAGATCTGCTGAAGCAACTCACATCTGCGCCGATGTCGGTGCCACCGTTGCCTCTGGAGAACAATGCGTCTGGCATTCGTGCCATCGCCGCAGCTGGCAGGTccgtcgccggcgccagcTCAATCGCtgaggctgcagcagcggaggcaaAAGAAGAACTCAAGAGCACTCTGACTGACCTCTTTGCCACCCTGCCCTCGGCTGCTCGGGTGGCACCCCCGACCGCCTTGACGAGTCCCGGCACGGGCgtaccgccaccgcctcccctaCCACCGCTGAAGCGTCCTCGTGAAGCGTTGAAGCCGGTGTCAGTGACTGGAGAGGAAAACAGGGATGGCAGCTATCCTAGCGAAgttgcacagcagcaagcacCTGAGCAACCTTCTCGTTATgcagacagcagcagcgtcaaaGCGAAGCGCAGTGACAGCGGTGCTCTGACAGACCTTTTCGACCCACTGGACACCCCTGCGCCTCGCAAGGTACCAAAGACGGGCATCGcggcgaccgcagcagccgaccGCAGCAACGGCGTTTCCCGGAGAGACGAGATTCGTGCGCCAATCCCTGCGAATGCGGACTCTTCAgatgccgtcgccaccagcaccagcgctgccgacgcgcagcacagcatCACCTTCACAGAAGTTGAGGCAGAGATGCGCATGCAAGATGCACGTCGGTGGGTCGCTGTGGAGTGCGAACGAGCaacggccgctgcggcaacaAGCACGACTCCCGAGGATGAACGGCCCACGCCGGCGGAGATCCGCGCCGCTCAGTGCCTTGTCGAGCAGGAGCTGTGCTCTGTCGATGGAGCAGCCACTGATAGTGCCCGCGTGGCCAACGGAGGAAACGCGAAAAGACCAACACAGCTACAGCACTCACCACCGATGGCAGCggtcgtgcgtgtgcacacgtCTGGCGAAGGTCTTCAGGCGTACAGTGCTCAGGTGAACGTGCAGCATGCGTTGTACCAGCTGAGTCAACGAGTTGCCGCGCAAGTACGGGAGGCCAACGCAATCCTGCAGCCGCTTCGACAGGAGTGGGAACAGGTGATGTCAACGGCGATGCTCAGCCCGAAGGACATGCACGCCCTTCACGGGTATGTTCGCGACGACGGACAGTTGAAGGTCTCGCCGACTGCGAGGGACAGCGCAGAGAATCATGAGGAGGACGGTCTGGCTCTGCCTTCCGTCGCTGCCTACGTGTGCGAGCGCATCGTcggtcagctgcagcgtgcgcgGCTGGCGTCACGCTTTATGAAGGAACTGCGGGACCGTGAGGCCTTGAAGATGCGCCGCGACTTGGATGCAGTGGAGCACGACCTGCAGGAAGCGCAGGCTCGCGAACGTACGCTGCAGGCCGTATACCGTCACACGTGTGCACAACAGCCCTGA
- a CDS encoding hypothetical protein (TriTrypDB/GeneDB-style sysID: LpmP.17.0750) produces the protein MPTPTPLASSPRTVYDIVKSHIHLPINRDYNALKRVLRDWLAYTTRTPLQAKPTFSAELVITVTRLPPTSLSAVAQGPGGISGATLGKARSTRRAGRRWALWGTRPGYEGTGGSALAEEATDAASVSAPTIPPYVYRKVVPLHVWTAVLPWEMQRGLSFSDMRLPANALSSRGDASGVTALSAKAAAEEVSHHGSGAMAPAAGAAADPQAPSDIPVRSPQQRQLGAVEDAEEEDPYGVVTPSIASFKGNSASVAAAFARTPLRAATTATATAAVSSLSITPPAPAMLFLTDMRSTKAYGISFWSGAICQAIDVLFVGPTLPSSVGGASASFRQLRQQDGLALVMDNKISSDVLHRFFPLHEIRSPLSSAASASSATFRVHSFGHLDPLPPSLHPSRLGVDDWQEAYRGLSFTVAPDAPYNTPEEAPRYVFEVPRHTLRPAVVAALEESRSAHQEQLRTSAARGGSLGKAVTAIRDRDVTSSKLCGQADDDAAIDLVVNMSEQLRADLFAKAQLCVEYVSSLEEAIAHYARKLNTEAAAAAEVPLDGRSPNHADSSTGNGRRMKVWLSEHEFRWMTPEELKHTSAVGETTEQQAHESSPMHVAEEEVFQGPEDEAAVTSQMKNDSFASAHAMTEATTRDTAASLFSRANASVPPVAACAVETQPAQLEAVSAARSISLQSPILRDEEEGRPSYLAPSFIGRHEAPALQNSDIVLSADKLARYPRTHSHMPELPPVDYELYELCIRLGVGQQSVLYHYHERILHEWRRELHHRRKQQQTGVVPEPAHVTAPSRLAEEDVQRMVDLVRDRSLQLPSDMVSLVEAVAAAV, from the coding sequence ATGCCAACACCCACACCGCTGGCATCTTCACCGCGAACAGTCTACGATATTGTGAAGTCACACATACATCTCCCCATCAACCGCGACTACAATGCCCTgaagcgcgtgctgcgcgattGGCTGGCCTacaccacgcgcacaccgTTGCAGGCAAAGCCGACCTTCTCAGCGGAGCTGGTCATCACTGTTACCCGTTTGCCACCCACGTCTCTGAGTGCTGTAGCACAAGGTCCAGGCGGCATCAGCGGAGCCACGCTTGGCAAGGCGCGTTCGACGCGAAGAGCAGGTCGTCGGTGGGCATTGTGGGGCACACGTCCGGGCTACGAGGGCACTGGCGGCTCTGCCTTGGCCGAGGAGGCGACCGATGCGGCTTCCGTTTCTGCGCCCACCATCCCTCCCTACGTGTACCGCAAAGTTGTGCCTCTCCACGTGtggacggcggtgctgccctGGGAAATGCAGCGCGGGTTGTCCTTCAGCGATATGAGGCTGCCCGCAAACGCGTTATCGTCGCGTGGTGACGCGTCAGGGGTGACTGCGCTCTCTGCTaaggcagccgcagaagaAGTCTCGCACCACGGAAGTGGCGCGATGGCcccagcagctggagcagcggcggatCCGCAGGCGCCATCCGATATACCGGTGCGGTCAccacagcaacggcagctggGGGCCGTCGAGGAtgctgaggaagaggaccCTTACGGGGTTGTCACGCCATCCATCGCCTCCTTCAAGGGCAACAGTGCGagtgtggcggcagcgtttGCGCGCACTCCGCTCCGTGCTgcgaccaccgccacagcaacagcagcggtatCCTCCTTGTCCATCACACCCCCCGCGCCTGCCATGTTGTTCCTCACCGATATGCGCTCTACCAAAGCTTACGGCATCAGCTTCTGGAGTGGGGCGATCTGCCAAGCCATCGATGTCCTCTTCGTTGGACCGACACTGCCTAGCTCGGTTGGCGGGGCCTCCGCATCGTTTCGGCAACTTCGCCAGCAAGACGGTTTAGCGCTGGTGATGGACAATAAAATCTCCAGTGACGTCCTTCATCGCTTCTTCCCATTGCACGAGATACGATCCCCATTGTCGTCCGCGGCATCGGCCTCATCTGCCACCTTCCGTGTCCACTCCTTTGGGCACCTGGACCCGTTGCCACCGTCGCTCCACCCGTCCCGACTCGGCGTCGACGATTGGCAGGAGGCATACCGCGGGCTGTCCTTCACCGTGGCACCGGACGCGCCGTACAACACTCCAGAGGAAGCGCCACGATATGTGTTTGAGGTGCCGCGGCACACGCTGCGAcctgccgtggtggcggcactgGAGGAAAGTCGCAGCGCTCAtcaagagcagctgcgcaccagcgctgcacgGGGAGGCTCTCTCGGAAAAGCTGTGACGGCCATCCGTGATCGAGACGTGACCAGCAGCAAGCTGTGTGGGCAGGCAGACGACGATGCCGCCATCGACCTTGTCGTGAACATgtcggagcagctgcgcgccgacCTCTTCGCCAaggcgcagctctgcgtgGAGTACGTGTcctcgctggaggaggccaTTGCCCACTACGCACGGAAGCTCAACACGGAAGCTGCGGCCGCTGCAGAAGTGCCACTGGACGGAAGGTCCCCTAACCACGCTGACTCTAGCACTGGGAATGGAAGGCGCATGAAGGTGTGGCTATCCGAGCACGAGTTCCGCTGGATGACACCAGAGGAGCTGAAACATACCTCTGCAGTTGGAGAGACGAccgagcagcaggcacacGAGAGCTCCCCGATGCACGTGGCCGAAGAAGAGGTCTTTCAAGGGCCGGAGGATGAAGCGGCCGTGACGTCGCAGATGAAAAACGACAGCTTCGCTTCTGCTCACGCGATGACTGAAGCAACGACACGAGAcaccgccgcgtcgctcttctctcgaGCAAACGCCAGCGTGCCTCCCGTCGCTGCGTGCGCCGTGGAGACACAGCCAGCTCAGCTGGAGGCCGTCAGCGCGGCTCGCAGCATCAGCCTGCAGTCACCCATCCTGCGggatgaagaagagggcCGCCCTTCGTATCTCGCCCCGTCGTTTATCGGCCGTCACGAGGCGCCCGCCCTGCAGAACAGCGACATCGTTCTGAGCGCCGACAAGCTCGCTCGCTATCCTCGCACACACTCCCACATGCCGGAGCTGCCGCCAGTGGACTACGAGCTGTACGAGCTGTGCATACGTCTTGGGGTTGGGCAGCAGTCAGTGCTGTATCACTACCACGAGCGCATCCTACATGAGTGGCGCCGTGAGCTGCATCACCGccggaagcagcagcagactgGCGTCGTACCAGAACCCGCACATGTAACAGCCCCGTCGCGTTTGGCTGAGGAAGATGTGCAGCGCATGGTGGACCTCGTGCGAGACCGaagcctgcagctgccctcTGACATGGTCTCTCTTGTGGAGGCCGTagctgcagcggtgtga
- a CDS encoding hypothetical protein (TriTrypDB/GeneDB-style sysID: LpmP.17.0730) produces MLAWVMKEVESPYGDIATLHWAVPDADADALNSTSLQVELESAEDQLGAVLWNSNTAALRHLHARVFKLPPSSSSSATQAPPPIPLAGKNIVELGAGVGCLGIALAMAGARVTITDLKELLPLMEYNVRLNEKRVQERSRGVGHCAALQWKWGPTMSTMVHKQLQKEKLAVKITDVQQQQHMSPRGVATPPTTSALSNSVDRVVSSMVSSLLPPSASLVECEKALRSAAAGSSSTTATSLKTPFHYVILCDALYGNPKDWPALLYTLTELLATNPDECEVVNFCEQRVKDVEGAFLKLLDEENEKTFVPMEHRLRDGDALWTQAIVSATRCCRPLSTSAAVQQKQREDAANSLLRYVLVQRRGAYRWTYTTNVLQDAQSELNMVIRVTRIRWTRAGVVQEDKAKQQHTGSVGHHATASSTLFGVLEPSRRRRHRGDGIGEDDFATATDAQTPSEGVALSISNKKKHRTGGAHDC; encoded by the coding sequence ATGCTTGCTTGGGTTAtgaaagaggtggagagccCGTATGGCGACATCGCAACACTGCACTGGGCGGTGCCAGATGCAGATGCGGACGCGCTCAACTCCACATCTCTGCAGGTAGAACTAGAGAGTGCGGAAGACCAGCTCGGGGCTGTTTTGTGGAACAGCAACACTGCGGCTCTCCGCCACCTTCACGCACGCGTCTTCAAGCTGCCTCCCTCATCCTCATCATCTGCAACCCAGGCACCCCCACCGATTCCGCTGGCTGGGAAGAACATTGTGGAACTTGGTGCCGGCGTGGGCTGCCTCGGCATCGCCCTCGCCATGGCAGGCGCACGTGTCACCATCACCGACTTGAAGGAACTCTTACCGCTAATGGAGTACAACGTACGCCTGAACGAGAAACGAGTCCAGGAGCGCAGCCGAGGCGTCGGCCACTGCGCCGCTCTTCAGTGGAAGTGGGGTCCGACCATGAGCACAATGGTGcacaagcagctgcagaaagagaaatTAGCGGTGAAGATAACagatgtgcagcagcagcaacacatGTCACCACGGGGAGTTGCGACGCCACCAACGACATCCGCGCTCTCTAACTCCGTGGATCGTGTCGTGTCTTCTATGGTGTCTTCGCTCTTGCCACCGTCTGCGTCCCTGGTGGAGTGCGAGAAGGCACTGCggtcagctgcagctggatcgtcatccaccaccgccacgtcgCTGAAGACGCCGTTCCACTACGTCATACTGTGCGATGCCCTCTACGGGAACCCAAAGGACTGGCCAGCGCTGCTCTACACACTGACGGAGTTGCTGGCCACAAACCCAGACGAGTGCGAAGTCGTCAACTTCTGTGAGCAGCGAGTGAAGGATGTAGAGGGGGCTTTTCTGAAGTTGCTGGATGAGGAAAACGAGAAGACGTTTGTGCCAATGGAGCACAGGCTGCGCGATGGCGACGCCCTGTGGACTCAAGCCATTGTCTCTGcaacgcggtgctgcagacCGCTGTCAACGTCAGCAGCGGTCCAACAGAAGCAGCGTGAGGACGCCGCAAATTCTCTGCTGCGTTACGTCCTCGTACAACGCCGCGGCGCGTACCGATGGACGTACACGACGAATGTGCTGCAGGATGCGCAGAGCGAGCTGAACATGGTCATCCGTGTCACGCGTATTCGATGGACGCGTGCGGGGGTCGTTCAAGAGGAcaaggcgaagcagcagcacaccggtAGCGTCGGCCACCACGCGACAGCATCGAGTACTTTATTCGGCGTACTCGAACCGtcacgtcgtcgtcggcatCGCGGTGATGGCATTGGTGAGGACGActttgccaccgccactgatGCGCAGACACCGTCAGAGGGCGTTGCCCTGAGCATCAGTAACAAGAAGAAACATCGCACTGGTGGCGCTCATGACTGCTGA